In one Rhodococcus sp. B50 genomic region, the following are encoded:
- a CDS encoding MarR family winged helix-turn-helix transcriptional regulator encodes MSDLEGAPRSDTPPFDAEDVHRLRIAIGRISRRMGMFASEEGLTRSQSTLLTTVARHETIGVRDLAEIEGLNPTMCSRMVGKLEDHGLLTRSPDADDKRVVRVHITPAGAALSAELRARRTAMFARHLADLSEQHLDALHDALPALEALSERVAASHPSVEGSRL; translated from the coding sequence ATGTCTGATCTCGAAGGCGCCCCTCGATCCGACACTCCCCCGTTCGACGCGGAAGACGTCCACCGTCTGCGTATCGCGATCGGACGGATCTCCCGCCGCATGGGCATGTTCGCCTCGGAGGAAGGGCTGACGCGCTCGCAGTCGACCCTTCTCACGACCGTCGCCCGCCACGAGACGATCGGAGTCCGCGACCTCGCGGAGATCGAAGGGCTCAACCCCACCATGTGTTCACGCATGGTGGGCAAACTCGAAGACCACGGGTTGCTCACCCGGTCCCCCGACGCCGACGACAAGCGTGTCGTCCGCGTCCACATCACACCCGCCGGTGCCGCCCTGTCCGCGGAACTGCGCGCACGCCGCACCGCCATGTTCGCCCGGCACCTCGCCGACCTGAGCGAACAGCACCTCGACGCTCTGCACGACGCGCTACCCGCCCTCGAGGCCTTGTCGGAACGCGTCGCCGCTTCTCACCCCTCCGTCGAGGGGAGTCGCCTGTGA
- a CDS encoding DUF4328 domain-containing protein has translation MSAYQICVRCENRWPVTYQPRQWCPACRGVLLSPVAPDGSVPPSRRNFRWVARPAGGLPATEQKSRPQQRSDSGTPSYREMPRWGLLDPLPADDHEVPDRAETAADLAPTLLVGTAVVFGLAAVAEAVRYGVLLFNRTRLVDPLVLAVSDAAVWATQVVGPVVALAAAVASGLRLIDLRRRVYAEHGLADSRSPLSVLAGLVVPGLNLAMPGLFLTEIADRDPRLLRAIRTWWVLWVVNGVLVVALLAWRQHDTLQARADGVLFTAVLAALGAVVALATLHVLRLFDDADLWGRPLRRRRFTHATGPASSPIAPIVPAAVAREREHADADTREEHAGSAERVENEERAEAVAP, from the coding sequence ATGTCGGCCTATCAGATCTGTGTGCGCTGTGAGAATCGCTGGCCCGTGACCTATCAGCCGCGGCAGTGGTGCCCGGCCTGCCGTGGTGTGCTGCTCTCACCCGTCGCCCCCGACGGGTCGGTTCCTCCCTCGCGCCGCAACTTCCGCTGGGTCGCGCGCCCCGCGGGTGGTCTTCCCGCGACCGAACAGAAGTCGCGGCCGCAGCAACGCTCGGATTCCGGGACACCGTCCTACCGCGAGATGCCGCGCTGGGGACTGCTCGATCCGCTCCCGGCCGACGACCACGAGGTGCCCGACCGCGCCGAAACCGCCGCCGACCTCGCACCGACGCTGCTCGTCGGTACCGCCGTCGTCTTCGGTCTCGCGGCGGTCGCAGAGGCCGTCCGGTACGGGGTGCTGCTGTTCAACCGAACCCGGCTCGTCGACCCGCTCGTGCTCGCGGTGTCGGATGCGGCGGTGTGGGCGACCCAGGTCGTCGGTCCGGTCGTGGCACTGGCGGCGGCGGTCGCGTCCGGACTCCGCCTGATCGACCTGCGCCGGCGCGTCTACGCCGAGCACGGTCTCGCCGACTCGCGTTCGCCGCTGTCCGTCCTGGCGGGGCTCGTCGTTCCCGGCCTCAACCTGGCGATGCCCGGTCTGTTCCTGACCGAGATCGCCGACCGCGACCCCCGGTTGCTCCGCGCAATCCGCACCTGGTGGGTGTTGTGGGTGGTCAACGGTGTGCTCGTCGTGGCGCTCCTCGCGTGGCGTCAGCACGACACGCTGCAGGCCCGTGCCGACGGTGTCCTGTTCACCGCCGTTCTCGCGGCGCTCGGGGCGGTCGTCGCGCTCGCGACCCTTCACGTGCTGCGCCTGTTCGACGATGCCGATCTGTGGGGACGGCCGCTGCGCCGGCGCCGGTTCACCCACGCGACCGGCCCGGCCTCGTCGCCGATCGCACCGATCGTCCCCGCGGCCGTCGCCCGCGAACGGGAGCACGCCGACGCCGACACTCGGGAAGAGCACGCCGGATCTGCGGAGCGAGTGGAGAACGAGGAGCGCGCCGAGGCGGTGGCGCCGTGA
- a CDS encoding TMEM165/GDT1 family protein, protein MPVWSALVLSFAVIFVAELGDKSQLMAMTFALRYRWWVVLSGILFATTAVHLVSVAVGHYLGVAIPATAISIVGGIAFLIFGAWTLRGDSLDDDEQSKAGRVARSAFLAVTSAFFLAELGDKTMLATITLATDNNWAGVWIGSTIGMVAADALAIIAGAVLGRHLPENAIRFGAAALFFGFGAWMLGDGLFPEADAVGPIAGAVALLLSVGAIAVMRLRARRVAEDESPALMRP, encoded by the coding sequence ATGCCTGTGTGGTCCGCTCTCGTCCTGTCCTTCGCGGTCATCTTCGTCGCCGAACTCGGCGACAAGTCCCAGCTCATGGCGATGACCTTCGCGCTGCGATATCGCTGGTGGGTCGTCCTGTCCGGGATCCTGTTCGCCACGACCGCGGTCCACCTCGTCTCCGTGGCCGTCGGGCATTATCTGGGTGTCGCGATCCCCGCGACCGCGATCTCGATCGTCGGCGGCATCGCCTTCCTGATCTTCGGCGCGTGGACGCTGCGCGGCGACTCCCTCGACGACGACGAGCAGTCCAAGGCCGGACGCGTCGCGCGGTCCGCCTTCCTCGCGGTGACCTCGGCGTTCTTCCTCGCCGAACTCGGCGACAAGACGATGCTCGCCACCATCACCCTCGCGACCGACAACAACTGGGCCGGGGTGTGGATCGGATCCACGATCGGCATGGTCGCCGCCGACGCGCTGGCCATCATCGCCGGCGCCGTGCTGGGCCGGCACCTTCCCGAGAACGCCATCCGTTTCGGCGCTGCCGCATTGTTCTTCGGCTTCGGTGCGTGGATGCTCGGCGACGGCCTGTTCCCGGAGGCCGATGCCGTAGGACCGATCGCCGGAGCCGTGGCCCTGCTGCTGTCCGTCGGCGCGATCGCGGTGATGCGCCTGCGCGCGCGTCGCGTCGCCGAAGACGAGTCGCCGGCCCTGATGCGGCCCTGA
- a CDS encoding LLM class F420-dependent oxidoreductase, producing MELRIFTEPQQGATYDDLLAVAQTAERLGYGAFFRSDHYLAMNAEGLPGPTDAWITLAGLARDTSTIRLGTLVTSATFRYPGPLAISVAQVDAMSGGRVDFGFGAGWFDEEHLAYGIPFPELKTRFDRLEEYLAVITGLWDTPVGETFSYEGEHVRIEKSPALPKPHQRPHPPIVMGGAGKKRTPALAARYADEFNVPFKSLNETKVLFERVRSACREAGRDPGELTYSNAFVLCCGRDEDEIARRAARIGREVDELRENGLAGTPQELIDKIRTFAEAGTQRIYLQVLDLADLEHLELVASEVMPAVTEL from the coding sequence ATGGAATTGCGCATCTTCACCGAACCCCAGCAGGGCGCCACGTACGACGACCTCCTTGCCGTCGCGCAGACCGCGGAACGACTCGGCTACGGCGCGTTCTTCCGCTCCGACCACTATCTCGCCATGAACGCCGAGGGCCTGCCCGGGCCCACGGACGCGTGGATCACCCTTGCGGGTCTGGCCCGCGACACCTCGACGATCCGCCTCGGCACGCTCGTCACCTCGGCGACCTTCCGGTATCCCGGGCCGCTCGCGATCTCCGTCGCGCAGGTCGACGCCATGAGCGGCGGACGCGTCGACTTCGGCTTCGGCGCCGGCTGGTTCGACGAGGAGCACCTCGCCTACGGCATCCCCTTCCCCGAGCTGAAGACGCGGTTCGATCGTCTCGAGGAATATCTCGCGGTCATCACCGGCCTGTGGGACACGCCGGTGGGCGAGACCTTCTCGTACGAGGGCGAGCACGTGCGGATCGAGAAGTCCCCGGCGCTGCCCAAGCCGCACCAGCGTCCCCACCCGCCGATCGTCATGGGCGGCGCGGGCAAGAAGCGCACGCCGGCACTGGCGGCGCGCTACGCCGACGAGTTCAACGTGCCGTTCAAGTCGCTGAACGAGACGAAGGTGCTGTTCGAGCGTGTACGCTCGGCCTGCCGGGAGGCCGGACGCGACCCCGGGGAACTGACCTACTCGAACGCATTCGTGCTGTGCTGCGGCCGGGACGAGGACGAGATCGCGCGTCGTGCGGCACGCATCGGCCGCGAGGTCGACGAGCTGCGTGAGAACGGCCTGGCGGGAACGCCGCAGGAATTGATCGACAAGATCCGCACCTTCGCCGAGGCCGGAACGCAGCGCATCTACCTGCAGGTCCTCGATCTCGCCGACCTCGAGCACCTCGAACTGGTAGCGAGCGAGGTCATGCCCGCGGTGACGGAGCTGTAG
- a CDS encoding Rv1733c family protein, with protein MTTRAGYLRRTRRSLRRRDPLVRRTDRLEARCFTLMVAVMALLIPVAVWVSATMWGSQLELSEKQNAERVGVTAVLDADALSDSSGWGETVKVASAPATWGWGDETRHALVQVDSLATAGSEVPVWVDASSGEYTQPPLTPSAAKFTAVLSGVSLWTFSSAAVGGLFALAHWRLEVRRSREWSRDIEAFLGSTSSH; from the coding sequence ATGACGACCAGAGCGGGGTATCTGCGGCGCACACGGCGAAGTCTGCGCAGGCGGGATCCGCTCGTGCGTCGTACCGACCGGCTCGAGGCGCGCTGCTTCACCCTGATGGTCGCCGTGATGGCGCTCTTGATCCCCGTCGCGGTGTGGGTCTCGGCCACCATGTGGGGTTCCCAGCTCGAACTCTCCGAGAAGCAGAACGCCGAACGCGTCGGCGTGACGGCAGTCCTCGACGCCGACGCATTGAGCGATTCCTCCGGCTGGGGTGAGACCGTGAAGGTCGCCTCCGCCCCCGCGACCTGGGGTTGGGGCGATGAGACGCGTCACGCCCTCGTTCAGGTCGACAGCCTCGCGACCGCGGGCAGCGAGGTCCCCGTCTGGGTCGATGCGAGCTCCGGCGAATACACGCAGCCCCCGCTGACCCCCTCCGCCGCGAAGTTCACCGCGGTGCTGTCAGGGGTGTCGCTCTGGACGTTCTCGTCCGCCGCCGTGGGCGGACTGTTCGCGCTCGCGCACTGGCGGCTCGAGGTGCGGCGCAGCCGCGAGTGGAGCCGGGACATCGAAGCGTTCCTCGGCTCCACCAGCAGCCACTGA
- a CDS encoding MFS transporter — MTVLADIRGHTFAALRGPNFRLYISGQAISLIGTWMQTVAQSWLVLQLTGSATAIGIVLALQTVPMLLLGPYGGVVADRSDKRRLMIGLQTLMGVQALILGLLVVTDTIELWHVYVLAVALGLNQCFENPARQSFMLELVGPEDLRNAVSLQSVLASCSRMIGPAVAGVVIAAGGLGVCFLLNAASFVAVVTSLLRLDVSRLQRSPAAARAKGQLREGFAYVRRTSDLAVPLLMMALVGCLAFEFQVVLPVLADHTFEAGAGAYGFLTAAMGAGSVVGGLAVATWGRTGTKPLIVTSLAFGIAMAVAAAAPNLTTLIVVMVIVGALSVTFTSTTNSSLQLAAAPTMRGRVMALWSVAFLGSTAIGGPIAGWVSEQWGGRAGLLLGAVACLVAAAMGVLALRRRTATPAEPADVTG, encoded by the coding sequence GTGACAGTGCTCGCCGACATCAGAGGACACACTTTCGCGGCCCTGCGCGGGCCCAACTTCCGCCTCTACATCAGTGGCCAGGCGATCTCGCTCATCGGCACGTGGATGCAGACGGTCGCGCAGTCGTGGCTCGTCCTCCAGCTCACCGGTTCCGCGACCGCCATCGGCATCGTGCTCGCACTGCAGACCGTGCCGATGCTGCTGCTCGGCCCCTACGGCGGTGTGGTCGCCGACCGCTCCGACAAACGCCGGCTCATGATCGGGTTGCAGACGCTCATGGGTGTGCAGGCCCTGATCCTGGGACTGCTCGTCGTCACGGACACGATCGAGCTCTGGCACGTGTACGTGCTGGCGGTGGCGCTCGGCCTCAACCAGTGTTTCGAGAATCCCGCGCGACAGTCGTTCATGCTCGAACTCGTGGGTCCGGAAGACCTGCGCAACGCGGTGAGCCTGCAGTCGGTGCTCGCGTCCTGCTCCCGTATGATCGGGCCGGCCGTCGCCGGTGTGGTCATCGCCGCGGGCGGACTCGGCGTGTGCTTCCTGCTCAACGCCGCGAGTTTCGTCGCCGTCGTCACCTCACTGCTCCGGCTCGACGTGTCCAGGCTCCAGCGGTCGCCTGCCGCAGCGCGCGCCAAGGGGCAACTGCGCGAGGGTTTCGCCTACGTCCGGCGCACGTCCGATCTGGCCGTTCCACTGCTGATGATGGCGCTCGTCGGATGTCTGGCATTCGAGTTCCAGGTGGTCCTGCCCGTCCTGGCCGATCACACCTTCGAAGCCGGTGCCGGCGCCTACGGTTTCCTCACCGCGGCGATGGGCGCCGGGTCCGTCGTGGGCGGACTCGCCGTCGCCACCTGGGGGCGGACGGGCACCAAACCGCTCATCGTCACCTCGCTCGCTTTCGGCATCGCCATGGCGGTCGCCGCGGCGGCCCCGAACCTCACCACGTTGATCGTGGTCATGGTGATCGTGGGCGCCCTGAGCGTGACCTTCACGTCCACCACCAACAGTTCGCTGCAGCTCGCTGCCGCACCGACGATGCGCGGCCGGGTGATGGCCCTGTGGTCGGTCGCCTTCCTCGGCTCGACGGCCATCGGCGGGCCCATCGCCGGATGGGTCAGCGAACAGTGGGGCGGCCGGGCCGGACTGCTGCTCGGTGCCGTCGCATGTCTCGTGGCCGCGGCAATGGGAGTCCTCGCACTGCGTCGCCGGACCGCGACCCCCGCAGAACCCGCGGACGTCACCGGTTAG
- a CDS encoding superoxide dismutase produces MAEYTLPDLPYDYAALEPHISAKIMELHHSKHHATYVAGANTALEKLAEARDNGTMAAQATKLEKDLAFHLGGHTNHSVFWNNLSPEGGDKPEGELAAAIDDAFGSFDKFRDHFSANANSIQGSGWSILAWDSIGQRLLIVQLYDQQGNIPIGLTPLLMLDMWEHAFYLQYQNVKADYVKAFWNIVNWADVQARFERARTATSGLIV; encoded by the coding sequence GTGGCTGAATACACACTTCCGGACTTGCCCTACGACTACGCAGCGCTCGAGCCGCACATCTCGGCGAAGATCATGGAGCTGCACCACTCGAAGCACCACGCCACCTACGTCGCCGGTGCGAACACCGCCCTCGAGAAGTTGGCCGAGGCCCGCGACAACGGCACCATGGCGGCGCAGGCGACCAAGCTCGAGAAGGACCTCGCCTTCCACCTGGGTGGTCACACCAACCACTCCGTCTTCTGGAACAACCTCTCCCCGGAGGGTGGCGACAAGCCCGAGGGTGAGCTCGCTGCTGCGATCGACGACGCCTTCGGTTCGTTCGACAAGTTCCGCGATCACTTCTCCGCGAACGCGAACTCCATCCAGGGTTCCGGCTGGTCGATCCTCGCGTGGGATTCGATCGGACAGCGTCTGCTCATCGTCCAGCTGTACGACCAGCAGGGCAACATCCCGATCGGCCTGACCCCGCTGCTCATGCTCGACATGTGGGAGCACGCCTTCTACCTGCAGTACCAGAACGTCAAGGCCGACTACGTCAAGGCCTTCTGGAACATCGTCAACTGGGCCGACGTGCAGGCTCGCTTCGAGCGCGCCCGCACCGCCACCTCCGGTCTGATCGTCTAG
- the msrA gene encoding peptide-methionine (S)-S-oxide reductase MsrA produces MSWFDEILARAGSKSQMVGREDALPGRAEPLPVPETHYVNGNRIVPPFPEGLQTAVVGMGCFWGAEKEFWQLDGVHSTAAGYSGGYTPNPTYEEVCSGRTGHTEVVLVVFDPKVIGYDRILQQFWENHDPTQGMRQGNDHGTQYRSAIYTYDETQIEVAEATAEAFGERLADAGYGEITTEIAPLTQFYYAEDYHQQYLAKNPNGYCPVHATGVSCPVGLGA; encoded by the coding sequence ATGTCCTGGTTCGACGAGATCCTCGCCCGTGCAGGTTCGAAGTCGCAGATGGTGGGGCGCGAGGACGCACTCCCCGGTCGCGCCGAGCCGCTTCCCGTCCCCGAGACCCACTACGTCAACGGTAATCGCATCGTTCCCCCGTTCCCCGAAGGCCTGCAGACCGCAGTCGTCGGTATGGGTTGTTTCTGGGGCGCCGAGAAGGAGTTCTGGCAGCTCGACGGCGTTCATTCGACGGCGGCCGGATATTCCGGCGGCTACACCCCCAACCCCACCTACGAGGAGGTGTGCTCCGGCCGGACCGGGCACACCGAGGTGGTGCTCGTCGTCTTCGACCCGAAGGTGATCGGGTACGACCGCATCCTGCAGCAGTTCTGGGAGAACCACGATCCCACCCAGGGCATGCGCCAGGGCAACGACCACGGCACGCAGTACCGGTCGGCGATCTACACATACGACGAGACACAGATCGAGGTTGCCGAGGCCACCGCCGAAGCCTTCGGTGAGCGTCTGGCCGATGCCGGATACGGGGAAATCACCACGGAGATCGCACCGCTGACGCAGTTCTACTACGCCGAGGACTACCACCAGCAGTACCTCGCGAAGAACCCCAACGGGTACTGCCCCGTACATGCCACCGGAGTGAGCTGCCCGGTGGGTCTCGGCGCCTGA
- a CDS encoding rhodanese-like domain-containing protein, which yields MPTVSVDLVPELGDEVVLLDVREDDEWELGHAPGALHIPLADVPARIEELDPDAEIYVICRQGGRSLGAVEYLARLGYDTFQVAGGMVAWQKHGFPLVSERDEPAKIY from the coding sequence GTGCCCACCGTGTCGGTCGACCTGGTACCCGAACTCGGCGACGAGGTCGTCCTCCTCGACGTCCGTGAGGACGACGAATGGGAGCTCGGACACGCCCCCGGCGCGCTGCACATTCCGCTCGCCGACGTGCCCGCCCGTATCGAGGAACTCGACCCCGACGCCGAGATCTACGTGATCTGCAGGCAGGGCGGCCGCTCCCTCGGAGCGGTCGAGTACCTGGCCCGCCTCGGGTACGACACCTTCCAGGTGGCGGGCGGCATGGTGGCATGGCAGAAGCACGGATTTCCGCTCGTCTCCGAGCGTGACGAACCGGCGAAGATCTATTGA
- a CDS encoding peptidase, giving the protein MNAEEHSRIELSAFQSDGSLRGFVVSGRWPATTREWAQVLAMTVRIASLPGLLPTSTVFGVKEELPENPEPGTVGLVVAEGPVLGERAVQPGRFAEHQPPALIMLHPPSETTPSLPENAGAASGCVLLPGIPHLGLEHRAAWVEAEPDGTVTALVSKVGVDPGNDPDTAILAMLLAS; this is encoded by the coding sequence ATGAACGCCGAGGAACACAGCCGTATCGAGCTGTCCGCATTCCAGTCCGACGGGTCGCTGCGAGGTTTCGTCGTCTCGGGCAGATGGCCCGCGACCACCCGTGAATGGGCCCAGGTGCTGGCGATGACAGTGCGGATCGCGTCGCTGCCGGGGTTGCTGCCCACCTCGACGGTGTTCGGGGTGAAAGAGGAGCTGCCCGAGAACCCCGAACCCGGGACGGTCGGCCTCGTCGTGGCCGAAGGTCCGGTGCTCGGGGAGCGCGCCGTGCAGCCCGGGCGATTCGCGGAGCATCAGCCGCCGGCGCTGATCATGTTGCATCCACCCTCGGAGACGACGCCGTCGTTGCCGGAGAATGCCGGCGCCGCTTCGGGCTGCGTGCTCCTCCCCGGGATCCCGCATCTCGGGCTCGAGCATCGCGCGGCGTGGGTCGAGGCCGAACCGGACGGCACAGTGACGGCGCTGGTCAGCAAGGTGGGAGTCGATCCGGGCAACGATCCCGACACCGCGATTCTGGCCATGCTGCTCGCTTCGTGA
- a CDS encoding glycerophosphodiester phosphodiesterase: MTRSAHPRVVAHRGASAALPEHTIGAYELALKEGADGVECDVRLTRDGHLVCVHDRTIDRTSNGTGVVSEMTLDELAQFDYGRPGEPADLLTLRQLLELVMDFTSVPVKIFVETKHPVRYGGLVESKLLAELARFGLATPASADFSRVVVMSFAAGAVWRIRRAAPLLPTVLLGETSRYLRGSAATTVGATAVGPSIATLREHRDLVDRAALSGRATYCWTVDDPADVELCRELGVEWVATNHPGRTKLQLDAAFDR, translated from the coding sequence GTGACCCGCAGTGCGCATCCACGGGTCGTCGCGCATCGCGGCGCGTCGGCAGCGCTCCCCGAACACACGATCGGGGCGTACGAACTCGCGTTGAAGGAAGGCGCCGACGGCGTCGAATGCGATGTGCGGCTCACCCGCGACGGTCACCTGGTGTGCGTGCACGACCGCACGATCGACCGGACGTCGAACGGCACCGGTGTGGTCAGCGAGATGACCCTCGACGAGCTCGCACAGTTCGACTACGGACGGCCCGGCGAACCCGCCGACCTGCTCACCCTGCGGCAACTGCTCGAACTCGTCATGGACTTCACGAGCGTCCCGGTGAAGATCTTCGTCGAGACCAAGCATCCCGTCCGGTACGGCGGCCTCGTCGAGAGCAAACTGCTCGCCGAGCTCGCCCGATTCGGTCTCGCGACCCCGGCCTCCGCCGACTTCTCCCGGGTGGTGGTGATGTCGTTCGCGGCCGGTGCCGTCTGGCGCATCCGCCGGGCCGCGCCGTTGCTGCCCACCGTGCTGCTGGGGGAGACCTCGCGCTACCTGCGGGGGAGCGCAGCCACCACGGTGGGCGCGACCGCCGTGGGGCCGTCGATCGCGACGTTGCGCGAGCACCGCGACCTCGTCGACCGGGCAGCCCTGTCCGGCCGGGCCACGTACTGCTGGACCGTCGACGACCCCGCCGACGTCGAGTTGTGCCGTGAGCTGGGTGTCGAGTGGGTCGCCACGAACCACCCGGGCCGTACCAAGCTGCAGCTCGACGCCGCCTTCGATCGGTGA
- a CDS encoding acyltransferase family protein codes for MDLPGVDVVRFVAVAAVLYSHIAFYLIDDLGTGWWGIDLTYEVLVEGAGLNQHLSSVGVTAFMMLTGMLVSRSAIRQDRGKFLIARAARLLPAFWVSILTAVVLVWLGINGTFSGHTTVSVSEAFLSFFLGAFFLKPQVIVLGVVWTLAAQISFYLWCVAGRSLLRTAPVAVPMLGAVLCMLVLLYNLYVPEPYTVPFLSKIASTLPTLFLGQIVYFGWAGLISLRALLAALFAQIAVIVMATDINVYWSGSRYLWTVTVVFAAVVLVARYDGRFARSRVISWVATRSYCIYLTHTLVMYRIYENTVGIVGTTTAIVLLLIGCGLVAEVLYRSVEVPAAQWIKNRWLTPKQVASDERTATPTRA; via the coding sequence GTGGACCTCCCGGGCGTCGACGTCGTCCGGTTCGTCGCGGTCGCGGCCGTGCTCTACTCCCACATCGCCTTCTACCTGATCGACGACCTCGGTACGGGCTGGTGGGGCATCGACCTCACGTACGAGGTGCTCGTCGAGGGTGCGGGGCTCAATCAGCACCTGTCGTCCGTCGGCGTGACGGCCTTCATGATGCTCACGGGCATGCTCGTCAGCCGGTCCGCGATCCGTCAGGACCGGGGGAAGTTCCTGATCGCCCGGGCCGCGCGGCTCCTGCCGGCCTTCTGGGTGTCGATCCTGACCGCGGTCGTGCTCGTGTGGCTGGGCATCAACGGCACCTTCAGCGGCCACACCACCGTGTCCGTCTCCGAGGCGTTCCTGTCCTTCTTCCTCGGGGCGTTCTTCTTGAAACCGCAGGTGATCGTGCTCGGCGTGGTGTGGACACTCGCCGCGCAGATCTCCTTCTACCTGTGGTGCGTGGCGGGACGGTCGCTGTTGCGGACGGCTCCGGTGGCGGTGCCGATGCTCGGTGCCGTGCTGTGCATGCTCGTGCTCCTCTACAACCTGTACGTGCCCGAGCCGTACACGGTGCCGTTCCTGTCGAAGATCGCGTCGACCCTGCCGACCCTGTTCCTCGGGCAGATCGTGTACTTCGGCTGGGCGGGCCTGATCTCGCTTCGCGCACTGCTGGCGGCGCTGTTTGCGCAGATCGCGGTGATCGTGATGGCCACGGACATCAACGTCTACTGGTCGGGCAGCCGCTACCTGTGGACGGTGACGGTGGTCTTCGCGGCGGTCGTGCTGGTCGCGCGGTACGACGGTCGGTTCGCGCGTTCGCGGGTCATCTCCTGGGTCGCGACCCGCAGCTACTGCATCTACCTGACCCACACGCTCGTGATGTACCGGATCTACGAGAACACCGTCGGCATCGTCGGCACGACCACGGCGATCGTGCTCCTCCTGATCGGCTGCGGTCTCGTCGCCGAAGTGCTGTACCGCTCCGTCGAGGTCCCGGCCGCGCAGTGGATCAAGAACCGCTGGCTGACGCCGAAGCAGGTCGCCTCCGACGAACGGACTGCCACTCCGACACGCGCGTAG